A single window of Nicotiana sylvestris chromosome 5, ASM39365v2, whole genome shotgun sequence DNA harbors:
- the LOC104226677 gene encoding homeobox-leucine zipper protein ATHB-6-like, with protein MKRPCSSDSLGALMSMCPNTTDEQNHVYSTRDFQSMLLDEEGCIEESGHISEKKRRLSVEQVKALEKNFEVENKLEPERKVKLAQELGLQPRQVAVWFQNRRARWKTKQLERDYGVLKSNFDALKHNYESLKHDNEALLKEILELKSKVYTENGESKGVAVKEEAMESESDDNKVIEQSKPNDNDNNNNNFLENFEEDDEEEEINFENFNVAAAATSTNIFGDNFKDGSSDSDSSAILNEDNSPNAAAISSSGAFLISTNGNGNGNGSSTSLNFCFQFTESSSKSNLGDGQKGNNNYYQPQQYVKMEEHNFFNGEESCSTLFTDEQAPTLQWYCPEDWNWKE; from the exons ATGAAAAGACCTTGTAGTTCTGATTCTTTGGGTGCTTTGATGTCCATGTGTCCAAATACTACAG atGAGCAAAACCATGTGTATTCAACAAGGGACTTTCAGTCTATGTTATTAGATGAAGAAGGATGTATTGAAGAATCTGGTCATATTTCTGAGAAGAAAAGAAGACTAAGTGTTGAACAAGTAAAAGCTTTAGAGAAAAATTTTGAAGTTGAAAATAAACTTGAACCTGAAAGGAAAGTGAAGTTGGCTCAAGAACTAGGTTTGCAACCTAGACAAGTTGCTGTTTGGTTTCAAAACAGACGTGCTCGTTGGAAAACAAAGCAATTAGAGAGAGATTATGGTGTTCTTAAATCCAATTTTGATGCCCTCAAACATAATTATGAATCTCTCAAACATGACAATGAAGCTCTCTTGAAAGAG ATTCTTGAGCTGAAATCAAAGGTGTATACTGAGAATGGAGAAAGCAAAGGTGTTGCAGTGAAAGAAGAGGCTATGGAGTCTGAAAGTGATGACAACAAAGTGATTGAGCAGAGCAAGCCAAATGATaacgacaacaacaataataattttcttgaaaattttgaagaagatgatgaagaagaagaaatcaattttgagaattttaatgttgctgctgctgctacatCTACCAATATTTTTGGTGATAATTTCAAAGATGGATCTTCAGATAGTGATTCAAGTGCAATCTTGAATGAAGATAACAGTCCAAATGCTGCTGCTATTTCTTCATCTGGTGCTTTCTTGATTTCAACAAATGGAAATGGAAATGGAAATGGATCTTCAACTTCATTGAATTTTTGCTTCCAATTCACAGAATCAAGTTCAAAATCAAATCTTGGAGATGGCCAAAAGGGTAATAATAATTACTACCAGCCACAACAGTATGTGAAAATGGAGGAGCATAATTTTTTCAATGGTGAAGAATCTTGCAGTACTCTTTTCACAGATGAACAAGCTCCTACACTTCAATGGTACTGTCCTGAGGATTGGAATTGGAAAGAATAA